The stretch of DNA gcaacttttcgcaacgaaatttgatatgtattaccagtgcacaccagtaaccactccggtgagttgatgattttgaaaacggacgtttatggtgcttttacggacctttctagacatgcgcatgacttgccgttctgaagcaggttgagatgaatcaaaattaggaaATACCGGCAacagcagtaaaattaaaaaaagcggtgaggggggttctaaaacattgcagacgactcataaaagatgattaatgttgaaaataccgcagtttcCCTTTAACATTGGCTTTGTACAAATGGGATAAAAGTGTCCTTTTTCAGTTCAGTGTTGAAAGTATGGTAATTCTCATGAATACTGTTACAACCACAATAAGCATGCTTTACTACAACAAAGGCCTGTATCATATGGTGGTGGAATATCACTAAAAGAGTTTTATAATGTGCAAAATTATGCCACAGTACCCTTATAGCAAAACACGAGTGTTGTGTTTGGATGGTGTAGGATGGTGTGGTTCTATGTCTCTTGGAAGGGGACAGTGGAACATATCCTTTATCAGCAGAAAATAACATGCAATAATCTGAATTACTCCTATAACAGTAGTCCACATACTATCAGCCTCTTCCCAATGGCAATGCTTCTGTTGATGATGAGatttttcctttgtttctttAACAAGGTTTCAGATATTTGGCATGTTTGTGAATCTTGTGTTCCTGGGTCAAGCATTCACCATCATGCTTGTGTATGTGTGGAGTCGAAGAAACCCAAATGTTCGCATGAATTTCTTTGGCCTGCTCAATTTTCAGGCTCCGTTCCTGCCCTGGGTGCTAATGGGATTCTCACTTCTGCTGGGCAATTCCATCATCGTGGATCTTTTAGGTGCCTACTGTCATTTTATTTAGTGCTATTACAtcagtgaaaagaaaagaaactggtGACGTCGGTGGTGGTCATTATCAAGAGTAATTCTAgttaaatattttttgtaactttttttgtttatttaaatgatttaggtATTGCTGTTGGTCATGTGTACTTCTTCCTGGAGGATGTTTTTCCTAACCAGCCAGGTGGTGGAAGGTGGCTTAAGACTCCATCTATCATGTAGGTCTTAAGCTTTTGTGTCCTTTAACAAAAAATCTGGTATTTGTTTTGAATGTGTACATATGCATGCAAcctctcactctctcactcacacacacacacacacacacacacacacccaaccACTGGTCAACTCTTTGCTTTAAGCTGGCATCCTTTAATAGCCAGTATGAACAAGATTAAGGAACTCCCAATGAGAATATCTTGAAATGTAAATATCGACACCTACTTTCAGACCTGTGAACTCCTCTATTCATGGGTAAAAATTGGTATGGGAATGTCCCCTTTATACACCGAATGTTTGACAAAGGGCTACTGCCTTAGTGATGGTTCTCATGGACAGCCAATCTACACATCACCAGTCATGCTGAGAATTGAAGGCTCTTTTTGTTTACTGAGCAGTTCCTCAGAAATCCCTCATATTCTTGCTGTTGTGCCTCTCATAGAAAGATGCTGTTTGACACTCCAGAAGAAGATGCCAACTACAATCCCCTGCCTGAGGAGCGGCCAGGAGGGTTTGCCTGGGGAGAAGGACAGCGCCTGGGAGGTTAACTGTACGCCTGAGATCAATCCCTGATTGTTTGATCACTTCTGAAGACCTTCCCTCAAAGGGATGATGGGGTCAAACATGGTCTTTGTTTTAGACATGTTTGTTTAGTGCTGGATAAAGGTTGCCAAATAACCAGAACTGGTTTGGAGCTAATGATCTGTTGTCTATGTATGTGGGCTTTAGTCATCCTCAGAAACTCTTCTTGATGCCAGATCATCACTCTGAGGCTTCAGACAAACTTTGGACAATGAGACTTTGGGCTCCGGTGATGTTTCATAAAAAGAATTTGCCATACAACTATATGAAAGAGAAAAATGACagcatttaaatataaaaatgaatttattcAGATGGTGActgcatctttttttgttttcatttcactttttaaaataataaatgtgTATCATAAATTATGTTTTGGTTTAATCTCTTGCATTATGATAGCATTCCAACAAGCAACACGTCGGCAGAAAGACATTGTGCCATTGTAAATTGCAGAAGAATTTGTCATAATCCAGTTTCACCTCATTTTATACAAAAAAAGCCTTGAATCGATCACGTAATACACAATCCCCTTTCAAAAAAGGAATTGGAGTCCAGCCTATTATTTGTTTGTAGCAATAACTTTGCTGTACTAGATTTGTATTCCAAACATTTAATCCAAAGTTTTGTCTTCTCTTACATGATCAGAAAAATATATCACAGGTTTACCAATTTATGTGGGTATTACTAGCAGGCTGAGATTAGGAATTGAGTGCGATGggctcaatctttttttttttttaaagagctgAAGTTTTAAAATGGCTTTACAGACAGACTTGCTCATGAATCAATCCTGTGCAGTCATACCCTAAAATATTCAGTTATGTATTGTATGTCTGTCTTTAACATTATTTATGCATAAACATCTGATTGTTGCATTTATATTTTAATATACGTACGTACGTTAAATCACAGGATAACAATTTATTGAGAGTTCAGGGCAATAGAAAAACCCACCAACT from Odontesthes bonariensis isolate fOdoBon6 chromosome 22, fOdoBon6.hap1, whole genome shotgun sequence encodes:
- the derl2 gene encoding derlin-2; this encodes MAYQTLQQEYLQIPVVTRAYTTACVLTTAAVQLEIITPFQLYFNPDLILRNYQVWRLITNFLFFGPVGFNFLFNMIFLYRYCRMLEEGSFRGRTADFVFMFLFGGLLMTIFGMFVNLVFLGQAFTIMLVYVWSRRNPNVRMNFFGLLNFQAPFLPWVLMGFSLLLGNSIIVDLLGIAVGHVYFFLEDVFPNQPGGGRWLKTPSIIKMLFDTPEEDANYNPLPEERPGGFAWGEGQRLGG